In Cyclopterus lumpus isolate fCycLum1 chromosome 13, fCycLum1.pri, whole genome shotgun sequence, the genomic window ACTGTACACCGACAGTAATAAAGCTTCCGGGTTCATGTCTTGAGTTTTAAAAACACCTTAATGCCGAGCAGTGATACACTGACCTGCACAGCAGAGGTGTTGACATCAAATTTTCTAAAAATAGCAAAGGCCTCCTCAAAGAGCTCATTGCTGATGGCGATGTTTGCAATGTCTGGGGCATCGTAGTTGTCCAGACGGTTGATGTACTCCATAACACGAGTCCGGTCAGCTTTAATGGCTGTCAGGATGAGCAGATTCTGGAGgtttctgaaaaacaacaacaaaagggtCTTATTTTCTATGtggcaaaaaaaactaaatgcatttctaactttttttaaatgtatatttccacaatttaaaacagcttttacaaaataaaaaaaaaacagtctcaAGAGATTTGCTTGCAGCTGGccaaatataaattatatatatatatatatatatatatatatatatatatatatatatattgagatgTACAGGTAATATCAAGCCTCGCTCACCTGTGCTCGCTAAAGACAGAGTTATCCAGGACAATCTTCTCCAGAAGCTCGATGAGCTCATTGGGAAGGTCAGCGGTCATGAAGGCCTTGACTGTGACAGACACCTCCTCTGGATCCTGGGTCTCAGACAAGGCTGTCTGGACCACCTGCAACAGAGACGGACAACAGACATGATGCACTTCAGCTGATGTTTgaagtaaatgtttaaaaaatatatatatagtatataacaAAACCGATAGATGCGAAAGACGGGGAAAACTAAAAAGATTGGAAATTGTTAAATGGATACAATAGGAATGTTAGCTTTGTTTTACATAACTATATGAAAGCAGAGTCTGCCATGCCAGCTGATTTTTGGATCAAAGatttaagtacatttagtcATGTGGTATAATTTAGTATCAGAGACGGCAAGGGGCCGGACCTGGTCGATGAGTGGTCTTCTGTAGTTGTTGGTCTCCAGCAGCACGCTCGCCCACAGCTCAGGGTTCTTGCGACGCACAAGGTAGCGGGACAGACTCTTGAACAGCGAGTTCTCGTTGCACACCTGAAGCAGAATATACAACAGCTAACGTCAGAGGCGGTTCAgaaatgtcatgtcatgtaaaCTAAAACAGCAACTTATTATATTTATCATGAAGCATGGCTAACCACAGTGGATAGGAATTAGCACCGTCATTTACAACGGACTGGTCATAACTCACAAAACCACCCCTATAGTTGCCTTCCATGAAAGCATGATTTCAGTTTAACTCACATGAATCAGTTCCTGGTCACACTGTCCTCTTTCATAGGCCACGCAGGCCAGGTGGGGGTCTCTTTTCTCACAGTACTTGCCCACCACACGGCTGTCATAGAAGGGGTTCTCCCTCAGGAATCGCTCTGGGTTGTTGTTGCTGTCGATGTAGATCTTGGCCAGGGCATTGTGGGTAGCAGGCTCCTCACATCCTTCATGAATACGAGCCTCTAACcaaggcagcagcagcttcagtctGAAGAAAGATACAGTTAGGGTTTCACTGCACTCAGTGATTCCCCTATGCAGTACAATCAGTCCCTCTCTTCTTACCGATTTCTTTTCTCCACTTCAGCCACCAGTTCATCTGTGGAGAACTGCCCTCTAACCACCAGAATCAGGTTCTTAATCACATCCTCAGCACAATCCACATCCAGTAACCCACCAATGACTACCGGCAGGCGGCtcgggttcacctggagaaaacaaatacaggatGCAGTTATTACTAAGTGTAACCCTTTTAAGGTAGGTCGACttaatgtttattaatttattgttcTGGATTTTATAACAACACTTTTTCCACCgagttaaaatgtaataaagtacCTTCTGCACGTAGATCTCAATGTATTTCTGCAGGCTGTTGCGGTACAGGTACAGCACCAGATCATGGACAAAATCAAAGCGGTCACACACAATGATCAAAGGCAGCTGGTCAGTCAGCTTGGCTTCCTATAGAGATAAacatatcaaatatattttcttataaATGCTGGCTTTGTTGAACGACAGTCTGGATACAAAGGTTAGATTATTTTATAGTGAAAGGTCTATTCTGCACTCGTCCACTTCTGACCTTGAGGAAGTTCTTCACACGTTCGGGGTCGTAGCAGTTACTTTCTCGACAgatcctctccacctctttgaTCTGGCCCGTCTTGCAGGCGGCCTGGATATATTTGAAATGGACCTCTGGATCCTGGCTGAAGTTCACAATAGAACCCAAGAAATAGAACaaacctgaaagacaaaaaaaagttaaaaatcAACAGGAGAACTAACCAActattgttttttgtatgtGCTGAAGAAGTGGCTCTCAGTATATTCCCAGCTTACCCTCAAAGCTCTTGAATGACTCAAAAAGTTCAGTGAGGGACTGAGTGGAGAGCTGTTCATGGTACTTGGAGGCGACCTGCACACAGATCTGCAGGTTCTGGCGGATGTTAGCAGACAGCATGGCCCTCAGACACTCCAGAGAGTCCTCCACCGACAAGGAGCCAAAGAAATTCACCAACCActgcagagacaaacagaaagcaATCCGCGAAAAAAACAAGTTTAGtcatgttttatacattttcgttcgtattagtatttttattgtgtttgttgGTCTGTGTCGTACCTCTGGGTTGAGAAGATGTGTGTGCACCACAGCGCGCTTGATATCATACAGGTCAGTATAATGCTCCAGCGCCCTCTGCAGGAGACCGGCCTTCTCACACAGCTGTGCCACATGAGCACGATCATAGTGGGTGAACATCTGATTGCCCAGGATGGCGTCTGCAACCTGGAAGACATGCCACAGAGTCAAAGACATTTCGACATAGTTTCGAAGCTTTGTGGACAGGAAACATTGCAAATAGGCAAAGGGAAATTAGATATTTGAGTAAAAGGAAAAAACGACACattttaaagaagaaagaaactcTTCAGGGTTAGTTTCCAAAAGCATGAGTTTAAAAGAAGTTTACAAAGTAAAACCTTATATATCATGAATTTGTAACCAAACTAAATTTCATTTTGTTAGTGGACGTCTGTCTACCAAATTAAATTGTGGTGTTCCAATTCTAGATCAAGTCAAATGTATGTACCTGTGGTGCGTGCACCAAATTCATTTCCAGCAGGCGCGTCTGCAGTGGTCCCTCCATGGGTCTGTTATTCTTTAGGGCATCTAGGAGGAAGGATGTGCACTGCTGGATCAGGTTGTACTCCATGAACACATCAACAATCTGGagacacagaagaaaaacatgatcaGAGATATTGAACTCCTCTCAAAAAGACTGTTTGTTTGGAAAACCTTCTAAATCAGATAACAGCTTTCAATGTAGTGTTTGATTATTGGATGTAGAGCAGTGGCTCTATTTCCTGTCACAAGATCAGACCATTCTTCTAAGTGCAATTAATGAGCAAAATATTTGGACCCACTACACAAGACTACTATTACCTGTGCAAACCTCTTGGTTAAAACCACCATTTTTTTCCAATCTGACATATAGGTTATGCGGTATTTTTTTACCTGTGTAATGTCCGCAAGTGGCTCTTCATCCTGAACCAGCATCTGGGAGAACTGAAGGCCCTGTTCTGGGCTGATCCGCATTACGTTCCTAAGCAGAAAGATCCAGTCTGGAGTGTAGCCCACCTACAGAGACAACAGATATTTAGGCATAAAAGGTACTTCATCTTTACAAAATATGTAAAGACAATAGTGGAACACAGATTACAACATGGCGTCCCTTCTCTGTACCACAATAGCCTAATATTATAGAAGATAAACTAAGATAACAAAGTCAGATAGTCACAAACCTTCTTGGCATAGAGGACAATCTTCTGGAATTGTCCCGTCTCTGCAAAGCACTGAATGACCTTATTGGGGACGTTGGCTCTGAGGTAGACACTGAGGGCAAGAGTAGGGTCTACAGACTTCACCAAGTCTCCAAGCTCCTCAGAGCACTCcagctgtaaacaaacacacacagaaaccaggTTTTTCATATCCCCATGTACATAATAAATACTCGTAACCTAGTTACTGATACTGCGTTTTTTTTGCTGAAGATAAGAACGATTTCCCACTGGACACATACCTTGTCCTCTTTCAACCATTTCTCTAGGAGTTGCTTGCGTCCCTGTTGGAGGACAGGCCTGCACAGCTCCAGAGACTCAAACTTATTAAGTTGGCCTTGGTCCAGCAAGATGCCAAAGTATTGGAGCAAGGGAGACGTCTGGCCTGGTTGGGCTGGAACACTCTGGAAGCGACGGATGGTGTCTGGGGTCCGCAGGATACCCTAGACAAGAAGGACGGATGGATAGACAACGTAATGAAATCCCCTTTGAGAAGTTACTTTTGGTGAACATAATTGATCGCAGTAAACATAAGATGTATAAACTTTAGAAGCGCTGCAAGAGTGCATCCAAAAGAAGTTCAACTAATTTGGTATGCAAATCTAAActtggtttatatatatatatatatatatatatatatatatatatatatatatatatatatctctgacGCTTATTGTCATAGTAAGCTACAGATCAATCagtttcaagtaaaccagattgcgccatcagacaaaaacaaatacaatatgcaAACACTTtattagaacaatgcaaataaagtgatatctttgcaaaaaaagaactaatatttggcaagaATAaaagcttattgtggctgcaattaacctgttttgcactgaatatcttttcaagataataacaataaagtgcaacctgtggaAAAACCAAACAAGTTTGGTTAAAACGGGCTTGCAGGCTTGACACGGCCACTCTTAATTCAATAATGTTGAGCTTAgatctgcattttgttttgaagggcaacagcagaaaagccgatctcacggaGGCAGGATgtggcgagtcgccaagaatcttggacGGCGTAACGTTAACAATTACACGAAAGTACAGGAATTTCgccatgtttttattagtgacttagttttatgtctgtgtacttttgtAATGTGTGAAATTCTCACTAAAGTTCTTGAAATTTGCATTTTCCCTTGCGCCCCACTTGTAATACAACTGCGACCCACTAGAGGGGCGTGCCGCACAGTTTGAGAAATACTGGATTAATTGAATTGTGAATAAGGTCAAGTTGTTTGACCCTGCTCTGAGTGCATGGTGGCACCCTGGCAGTACCTTGGGTGCATTGGCCGCCACCTTGGCAGCCTCTGAATAGTTTCCCGCTGCAAAGAGGGTGTTGAACTTGCGGGCAAACAGCTCCTCAGCACCGGCAAGGTTGTTGCGGACCGCCATGCGGAGGGCCAGGTCTGGGTTCTGGAGCACATTGGTGATGTAGGGAATgatgttttcctcctccacgCACACGGACaacaccttaaaaaaaaaacacatttgcatgctTTACTAGCTGCACACAACAGAAGATACCAAATGGATGGGTTTTAAAACAATGCAGGGTCCACGTTACAGCTTTGTGTTTTTGATTCCtcaatccattaaaaaaaaaaaaaaaaaaaaaaaaagaatattaccGCTACGGCAAAAGAAACATACAGCATGTACTCCATGCAAAGTGAATGGAAAAACTAACCTGTAAAATCTGTAAAACAGAGCCCTCTTAATTGACAGTGTTGGCAGGTTCTTTGTACACGTATGCTAAAATAGATGTATTACACCCTAAGACGTGTATGTGTCATAATCTTAAATCACACAGAGGGATTGGCGCATTTAGCGTTacattttgtatgtgtgtgtgtgtgtgtgtgtgcaatgcaCTGAGCTGTAAATGGTAAACCTGAAGGTAAGAGCCAAGAGCAATAACAGGATTAGATTGTGTAGTCTGCTTGGCCAAGCTTAGCCCTCCTGCTGTGCGTGTCAGATGCTGCCCGACACTGAAGATGTTGCTAGAGATGGTTATTTTCAGAGATTTCCTCAGTCAAGGTCACAAGACAACACCCAAGGACCCACGTTGATGGAAAAAAAGTGTTGACATAACAAAAAGGGAAAGTGCATCACCAACAAATGTCTGCAATAGTGATCGGTACCAAAAACCTGGTATTAAACCGGCATCGTGAACAATTATTAAAGACTAGAGTACTGATATGCTCAGACGTACTGGCTCTTATTTCGGTACTTTGTACCATTTTGGTGTAATTTATTACCACACTGCAGCGCCTCTTCTGCTCTCTGTGTAAGCgctgagcgcacacacacacacacacacacacacacacacacacacacacacacacgaggaaagCGAAATTTCAACGTGCCTTTTCCGCAACATCTCATCCACCACTCATTACTCAAGCGCCACACACTGGCTCGGCTAATAGAGAATTGTTACAAACCATAAGCCAAAACAAAAGCTGCCTGTATGAAGTCAAACTCTTGAGCTTAGTTAACCACATATTGTCAAACTCTTGTAAATGTATATGCTGGCTGAGACAAAGCAGCCCCTGCCTCTACCTGCAGACAGTGAATCGCACCAGCAGAGGGAGTTTAAGCCAAGAGAAATGACTTGGCATTCAATGAATTATTGAATGcttcaacacaaataaatagacATATAGAGGGCCAGAGTGTGTACATTAGAGTACCTGTCCTTTCCTGTTGACTCCAATGATACCCGCAGTGGGCTCATGGGGGGCAGTGACAAAGATGGTCTCCCCGCTGATCCTGTTCATGTAGATACAAGTTCCAGTCTCAAGGTCATACAGGTGGATGTAGCCATATTTGGTGATGAGAAAGACTACATCTTGCTTGGAACTGATCTAGATTTACGGGAAGAGAAATCTGGTTAGAACATGAAAATCAGCAAGAAGATAATTATCAAAATACCCTTCAGCAAGACATTGAGCCAAAAGCCAATTAGGTATTACCAGAGCCCAGTCTGACACTGATGGGCAGTTAAATAGTTACATTTCAACACAGTGGGTGAGTACCAGGTCCATGTTTTAACTGCACTTAAATAGTATCTCTCAATCGTAAAGAATCTAACAAGtctaaaaaactatttttcagACAATGCCCCTTATCTCAATCTTAAAGCCAGTAATGACGCAAGTAGATAATATTATTTcccaccagaggaggaggaaatctTGTTTagagaacaaagacaaaacaggcTTGACATGTCTCCTCATAAGTAGAAGTTGTACCTGCATAGCAACAGGGAAGTCATTTTGAGCTTCtgggggaaagaaaacatccacgGCTTTCTTTGGAAATGGCTGGTTCCCAGTCGGTGGAGTCCCCACTTCAATGATGTGCAGCTAGAAGTAAAACGACAGAGACGTCAGGTTacaaaaagcctttttaaaCTTAGTTTGGATTCCGCAAGATCCAAAATGCTTATTGATTTCCATTTTTCAAATGAGTCTATCCAAAACGTTATTTTTTACAGCTGGTAGCCAGAACCTTGGCAGTGCAAGTAAATCGTACCTTTCCTCCCGCCTGTCCTCGCACAGCAAAGCAGAACAGGGTTGACTCTTCAGTGTTGCCCTCCATCTTGAACTGTGCAAAGCCAGCAGCATGTCCCTCAATGGGCTGAGACACCTTCCTGTCCACGGAGTACAGCTGCATGGCTCCGACAACACGGTTTTGCTGAAGAGGAGAGACAACCCACAAGTTAACTGTTGACAGAGGTTCTACTGGCAACCAAGCGTGCTCAAACTGTGATTGGAGGAAAACGTGATACAGCGCCAAACTTAGGCAGGATTCattgaaagagacaaagataccTCTGAGTAACAGTTATAATATGGATTCCACACTTTTGATGTTTTATAAAAAGGTATTATTCACAATAAAATGGTTCTACTTGAAATTACTGGAAGTGAAACCATGTAGTAAAATTGTTGCAATGCTGTTCTTCAGTGCAATAATTGTCTCCTGAAACCgggacaaataataataattacctGTGCTGAAATGCCAATGAGCAGCAACCACTTCTGTTTGGCGTCAGTGCGGTAGTTTATGATCTGGCAGCCTGCCAGGCTGGAGTGACGGTCAAAGACTTTGATTGGCTGAGAATCACCCTCCATGCTCCAATGGTAGACGGCATTGTCTGTGACCAAGGCAACGGTGTTGAGGGAGATCCACTTCCAGAAGGTCACGTCATCCGTCATTGTGTGAGCCTTCATCTTGCTCTTCATCTCGATGTTGAAGATCTGCAGGGTCTTTGCCGCTGAAAAGTGACATAACGTTTAACGCACA contains:
- the LOC117741384 gene encoding clathrin heavy chain 1-like isoform X2; translation: MAQILPIRFQEHLQLQNLGINPANIGFSTLTMESDKFICIREKVGEQAQVVIIDMADPNNPIRRPISADSAIMNPASKVIALKAAKTLQIFNIEMKSKMKAHTMTDDVTFWKWISLNTVALVTDNAVYHWSMEGDSQPIKVFDRHSSLAGCQIINYRTDAKQKWLLLIGISAQQNRVVGAMQLYSVDRKVSQPIEGHAAGFAQFKMEGNTEESTLFCFAVRGQAGGKLHIIEVGTPPTGNQPFPKKAVDVFFPPEAQNDFPVAMQISSKQDVVFLITKYGYIHLYDLETGTCIYMNRISGETIFVTAPHEPTAGIIGVNRKGQVLSVCVEEENIIPYITNVLQNPDLALRMAVRNNLAGAEELFARKFNTLFAAGNYSEAAKVAANAPKGILRTPDTIRRFQSVPAQPGQTSPLLQYFGILLDQGQLNKFESLELCRPVLQQGRKQLLEKWLKEDKLECSEELGDLVKSVDPTLALSVYLRANVPNKVIQCFAETGQFQKIVLYAKKVGYTPDWIFLLRNVMRISPEQGLQFSQMLVQDEEPLADITQIVDVFMEYNLIQQCTSFLLDALKNNRPMEGPLQTRLLEMNLVHAPQVADAILGNQMFTHYDRAHVAQLCEKAGLLQRALEHYTDLYDIKRAVVHTHLLNPEWLVNFFGSLSVEDSLECLRAMLSANIRQNLQICVQVASKYHEQLSTQSLTELFESFKSFEGLFYFLGSIVNFSQDPEVHFKYIQAACKTGQIKEVERICRESNCYDPERVKNFLKEAKLTDQLPLIIVCDRFDFVHDLVLYLYRNSLQKYIEIYVQKVNPSRLPVVIGGLLDVDCAEDVIKNLILVVRGQFSTDELVAEVEKRNRLKLLLPWLEARIHEGCEEPATHNALAKIYIDSNNNPERFLRENPFYDSRVVGKYCEKRDPHLACVAYERGQCDQELIHVCNENSLFKSLSRYLVRRKNPELWASVLLETNNYRRPLIDQVVQTALSETQDPEEVSVTVKAFMTADLPNELIELLEKIVLDNSVFSEHRNLQNLLILTAIKADRTRVMEYINRLDNYDAPDIANIAISNELFEEAFAIFRKFDVNTSAVQVLIEHIGNLDRAYEFAERCNEPPVWSQLAKAQLQKGLVKEAIDSYIKADDPSAYMEVGQAAAQSGNWEDLVKFLQMARKKARESYVETELIFALAKTNRLAELEEFINGPNNAHIQQVGDRCYDDKMYDAAKLLYNNVSNFGRLASTLVHLGEYQAAVDGARKANSTRTWKEVCFACVDGKEFRLAQMCGLHIVVHADELEELINYYQDRGYFEELITMLEAALGLERAHMGMFTELAILYSKFKPQKMREHLELFWSRVNIPKVLRAAEQAHLWGELVFLYDKYEEYDNAIITMMNHPSDAWKEGQFKDIVTKVANVELYYKAVQFYLEFKPLLLNDLLIVLSPRLDHSRAVNFFSKVKQLPLVKPYLRSVQTHNNKSVNEALNNLFIVEEDYAALRASIDAYDNFDNISLAQGLEKHELIEFRRIAAYLFKGNNRWKQSVELCKKDKLYKDATQYASESKDIELAEELLAWFLNEDKKECFAACLFTCYDLLRPDVVLETAWRHNIMDFSMPYFIQVMREYLSKPVVWSSGISQNCMTPLSPMSLCCF
- the LOC117741384 gene encoding clathrin heavy chain 1-like isoform X1 gives rise to the protein MAQILPIRFQEHLQLQNLGINPANIGFSTLTMESDKFICIREKVGEQAQVVIIDMADPNNPIRRPISADSAIMNPASKVIALKAAKTLQIFNIEMKSKMKAHTMTDDVTFWKWISLNTVALVTDNAVYHWSMEGDSQPIKVFDRHSSLAGCQIINYRTDAKQKWLLLIGISAQQNRVVGAMQLYSVDRKVSQPIEGHAAGFAQFKMEGNTEESTLFCFAVRGQAGGKLHIIEVGTPPTGNQPFPKKAVDVFFPPEAQNDFPVAMQISSKQDVVFLITKYGYIHLYDLETGTCIYMNRISGETIFVTAPHEPTAGIIGVNRKGQVLSVCVEEENIIPYITNVLQNPDLALRMAVRNNLAGAEELFARKFNTLFAAGNYSEAAKVAANAPKGILRTPDTIRRFQSVPAQPGQTSPLLQYFGILLDQGQLNKFESLELCRPVLQQGRKQLLEKWLKEDKLECSEELGDLVKSVDPTLALSVYLRANVPNKVIQCFAETGQFQKIVLYAKKVGYTPDWIFLLRNVMRISPEQGLQFSQMLVQDEEPLADITQIVDVFMEYNLIQQCTSFLLDALKNNRPMEGPLQTRLLEMNLVHAPQVADAILGNQMFTHYDRAHVAQLCEKAGLLQRALEHYTDLYDIKRAVVHTHLLNPEWLVNFFGSLSVEDSLECLRAMLSANIRQNLQICVQVASKYHEQLSTQSLTELFESFKSFEGLFYFLGSIVNFSQDPEVHFKYIQAACKTGQIKEVERICRESNCYDPERVKNFLKEAKLTDQLPLIIVCDRFDFVHDLVLYLYRNSLQKYIEIYVQKVNPSRLPVVIGGLLDVDCAEDVIKNLILVVRGQFSTDELVAEVEKRNRLKLLLPWLEARIHEGCEEPATHNALAKIYIDSNNNPERFLRENPFYDSRVVGKYCEKRDPHLACVAYERGQCDQELIHVCNENSLFKSLSRYLVRRKNPELWASVLLETNNYRRPLIDQVVQTALSETQDPEEVSVTVKAFMTADLPNELIELLEKIVLDNSVFSEHRNLQNLLILTAIKADRTRVMEYINRLDNYDAPDIANIAISNELFEEAFAIFRKFDVNTSAVQVLIEHIGNLDRAYEFAERCNEPPVWSQLAKAQLQKGLVKEAIDSYIKADDPSAYMEVGQAAAQSGNWEDLVKFLQMARKKARESYVETELIFALAKTNRLAELEEFINGPNNAHIQQVGDRCYDDKMYDAAKLLYNNVSNFGRLASTLVHLGEYQAAVDGARKANSTRTWKEVCFACVDGKEFRLAQMCGLHIVVHADELEELINYYQDRGYFEELITMLEAALGLERAHMGMFTELAILYSKFKPQKMREHLELFWSRVNIPKVLRAAEQAHLWGELVFLYDKYEEYDNAIITMMNHPSDAWKEGQFKDIVTKVANVELYYKAVQFYLEFKPLLLNDLLIVLSPRLDHSRAVNFFSKVKQLPLVKPYLRSVQTHNNKSVNEALNNLFIVEEDYAALRASIDAYDNFDNISLAQGLEKHELIEFRRIAAYLFKGNNRWKQSVELCKKDKLYKDATQYASESKDIELAEELLAWFLNEDKKECFAACLFTCYDLLRPDVVLETAWRHNIMDFSMPYFIQVMREYLSKVDKLEASESLRKQEEQATESQPIVYGTPQLMLTAGPNVAVPPQQPYGYGYTAAPGYGQPPQPSFGYGM